A section of the Sphingomonas sp. LT1P40 genome encodes:
- a CDS encoding tetratricopeptide repeat protein: MFDDIPVQIWLLPVIAAVTFFPARHLYRQAIDSRSTPSNWRASGRFWGSLIALIALAGFAIFIFTPAAGRFAQSRHFWPLLIVAGGIAMLAAVARSVSKGRIRPLAKGFPDSYERAGQPARFWLSAGWNSLLGLLFLWLGVHMHLRVPLHAARERCQDATRAYPARERLAACNALIEMREETSEAEGYVNRGLIFLDHGKLDRAVADFTEAHRLAPDDPVPLANRGIAYAWKRQEAAARSDFAAVRALEPSNLVAFRGEALLSLNRGDPRGAIGYLSAALRVDPGDRWSLAMRADIYKWLGDEQKMRADTAELQRLKAEDR; the protein is encoded by the coding sequence ATGTTTGACGATATTCCGGTTCAGATCTGGCTGCTGCCGGTAATCGCGGCCGTCACCTTTTTCCCTGCCCGCCACCTCTACCGCCAGGCCATCGATTCGCGCAGCACGCCCTCGAACTGGCGCGCATCCGGTCGATTCTGGGGAAGTCTGATCGCGCTCATTGCCCTGGCCGGCTTTGCCATCTTCATCTTCACGCCAGCCGCAGGCCGGTTCGCCCAATCGCGGCATTTCTGGCCGTTGCTGATCGTGGCCGGCGGGATCGCGATGCTCGCGGCTGTCGCCCGCAGCGTGTCAAAGGGCCGCATCCGCCCCTTGGCCAAGGGCTTTCCCGACAGTTACGAGCGGGCGGGACAGCCCGCGCGATTCTGGCTCTCGGCAGGGTGGAATTCGTTGCTCGGCCTCCTGTTTCTCTGGCTCGGCGTTCACATGCATTTGCGAGTCCCGCTGCACGCCGCGCGGGAGCGGTGCCAGGATGCGACCCGCGCTTATCCGGCGCGCGAACGGCTGGCGGCGTGCAACGCGCTGATCGAAATGCGCGAGGAGACGAGCGAAGCCGAAGGCTATGTAAATCGCGGACTGATCTTCCTCGACCACGGCAAGCTCGATCGCGCCGTGGCGGATTTTACGGAGGCGCACCGGCTTGCGCCCGACGATCCGGTGCCGCTCGCCAATCGCGGCATTGCCTATGCCTGGAAACGGCAAGAGGCGGCGGCAAGAAGCGACTTCGCGGCGGTTCGCGCGCTTGAGCCGTCGAACCTTGTCGCGTTTCGGGGAGAGGCGCTGCTCAGCCTCAACCGCGGCGATCCGCGTGGCGCGATCGGTTATCTTTCGGCGGCCTTGCGCGTGGATCCCGGCGATAGATGGTCGCTGGCCATGCGGGCCGACATCTACAAATGGCTCGGCGATGAGCAGAAGATGCGCGCCGACACCGCCGAACTGCAACGTTTGAAGGCTGAAGACAGGTAA
- a CDS encoding sulfite exporter TauE/SafE family protein, which yields MDLYLPIANLSVNALVIVLLGLGVGVLSGMFGVGGGFLTTPLLIVYGIPPTVAAASAASQVTGASVSGVFAHLRRGGVDYHMGFVLIGGGVLGSGAGAILFTLLQASGQIDTVIAILYVLMLGSIGWLMLSESLGAVRNTREGATPRAKRRRHHPMVAALPFRFRFYRSGLYISPLAPLLLGLATGILTMLLGVGGGFILIPAMLYLLGMPTQVVVGTSLFQILFVSATATMVHSVTTKAVDIVLAVLLLLGSVVGAQLGARFAQRVRPEYLRLALAVMVLLVALRILLGLAWQPDEIFSVELG from the coding sequence ATGGACCTGTATCTCCCCATCGCCAATCTCTCGGTCAACGCGCTTGTCATCGTGTTGCTGGGTCTGGGCGTCGGCGTGCTTTCGGGCATGTTCGGCGTCGGCGGCGGGTTTCTGACGACGCCGTTGCTGATCGTTTATGGCATCCCGCCGACCGTCGCCGCCGCCTCCGCCGCCAGCCAAGTGACCGGGGCGAGCGTATCCGGCGTGTTCGCGCATCTGCGCCGGGGCGGCGTCGATTATCATATGGGATTCGTGCTGATCGGGGGCGGTGTACTGGGGTCGGGCGCAGGTGCGATCCTGTTCACGCTGCTGCAGGCCAGCGGCCAGATCGATACCGTGATCGCAATCCTGTACGTCCTGATGCTCGGATCGATCGGCTGGCTGATGCTGTCGGAATCGCTGGGCGCAGTCCGCAATACGCGAGAGGGGGCGACGCCCCGCGCCAAGCGGCGACGGCATCATCCGATGGTCGCGGCGCTCCCGTTTCGCTTTCGCTTCTACCGCTCGGGCCTTTACATCTCGCCGCTTGCGCCGCTGCTGCTCGGCCTTGCCACCGGCATCCTGACGATGCTGCTGGGCGTCGGTGGCGGCTTCATCCTGATCCCGGCGATGCTCTATTTGCTGGGGATGCCGACTCAGGTCGTCGTCGGCACCTCGCTGTTTCAGATCCTGTTCGTCAGTGCGACCGCGACGATGGTCCATTCGGTGACGACCAAGGCAGTCGATATCGTGCTCGCCGTGCTACTGTTGCTCGGCTCGGTCGTCGGCGCACAACTCGGGGCGCGCTTCGCCCAGCGCGTGAGACCCGAATATCTTCGGCTCGCGCTGGCGGTCATGGTCCTGCTCGTCGCGCTGCGCATCCTGCTCGGCCTCGCCTGGCAGCCTGACGAAATCTTCTCGGTCGAACTCGGGTGA
- a CDS encoding TIGR02186 family protein, whose amino-acid sequence MKRAALLLALAAPLLLGQAKPVLVPDVSQREIEIAYSFTGADLLLFGAILHAGGSGRQPGEPPADIVVVVKGPTESVLVREKQKVAGIWVNADRTRYRSAPSFYAIASSRPIREIVDARSRAIYELGLDSLQLSPASGAVPAVQARFDAGLVGLKRRTGLYYEAPKTVEITEDVLYRARINIPARVPVGRFTAETFLIRDGRVLAAAVRDIDIRKSGFERWIAHAAERSSVLYGLAAVFLSILFGWAAGAIWRRF is encoded by the coding sequence GTGAAACGCGCCGCCCTTCTCCTCGCGCTCGCCGCGCCGCTCCTCCTCGGTCAGGCCAAGCCGGTGCTGGTCCCGGATGTGTCGCAGCGCGAGATCGAAATCGCCTATTCTTTCACCGGCGCGGACTTGCTGCTGTTCGGCGCGATCCTTCACGCCGGGGGCAGCGGTCGTCAGCCGGGCGAGCCACCCGCCGACATCGTCGTGGTGGTGAAAGGGCCGACCGAATCGGTGCTGGTGCGCGAAAAGCAGAAGGTCGCGGGGATCTGGGTCAATGCCGATCGCACCCGCTACCGCTCGGCACCGTCCTTCTACGCCATCGCCTCGTCGCGCCCGATCCGCGAGATCGTCGATGCGCGCAGCCGGGCGATCTACGAACTCGGCCTCGACAGCCTTCAGCTCTCCCCCGCCTCGGGCGCAGTCCCGGCGGTGCAGGCGCGGTTCGATGCCGGGCTGGTCGGCCTCAAACGCCGCACCGGCCTGTATTACGAAGCGCCCAAGACGGTCGAGATCACCGAAGACGTGCTCTACCGCGCGCGCATCAACATTCCCGCACGGGTCCCGGTGGGCCGCTTCACCGCCGAGACCTTTCTGATCCGCGACGGCCGCGTCCTTGCCGCCGCCGTGCGCGACATCGATATCCGCAAATCCGGGTTCGAGCGCTGGATCGCGCATGCCGCGGAACGATCGTCGGTGCTCTACGGCCTTGCCGCCGTGTTCCTGTCGATCCTGTTCGGCTGGGCCGCCGGGGCGATCTGGAGAAGATTCTGA
- a CDS encoding ATP-binding protein, with amino-acid sequence MTEDLGGHRFDRIRPASEAVVPAAASGAISGIGAVSAIGGASSEVVLDRAALESLSTSADPAIANAGTVGSQIKMRSGSAWLIANVRALRLDDATGRIVAQVDFLGEGDEERLTGKLYSFRRGVTRYPSPGTLVFPVSTADLKQIYAADDRAHIEVGNVYPTKDIRAALYIDAMLGKHFALLGSTGTGKSTSAALILHRICDLAPQGHIVMIDPHGEYSAAFKTNGALFDVSNLQMPYWLMNFEEHCEVFVTTEGSDRQVDGDILARCILMAKQKNRLAAEFGKLTVDAPIPYLLSDLTTILQNEMGKMDKATDTAPYLRLKSKIEEIKADPRYAFMFSGMLVADTMASFIARIFRLPGDGKPISIIDVSGVPSEITSVVVAVLSRMVFDYAIWSRGESQRPILLVCEEAHRYVPNERNADGSSVGKILSRIAKEGRKYGVSLGLITQRPSDLAEGVLSQCGTIIAMRLNNDRDQAFVRAAMPEGARGFLDSIPALRNRECIMVGEGVATPVRVSFDALEEIKRPASADPLFSQLWRHAGGEEVILERTIKRWRAQGR; translated from the coding sequence ATGACTGAAGATCTGGGCGGACACCGGTTCGATCGTATCCGCCCCGCTTCGGAAGCGGTGGTGCCGGCTGCCGCGAGTGGTGCGATTTCGGGCATCGGCGCGGTTTCCGCGATCGGCGGCGCGTCCAGCGAAGTAGTGCTCGATCGCGCCGCGCTCGAATCTCTCTCGACGAGCGCCGATCCCGCCATCGCCAATGCCGGTACCGTCGGCAGCCAGATCAAGATGCGTTCCGGCTCCGCCTGGCTGATCGCCAATGTCCGCGCACTGCGCCTCGACGACGCGACCGGCCGCATCGTCGCTCAGGTCGATTTCCTCGGCGAAGGCGATGAGGAGCGTCTGACCGGCAAGCTCTATAGTTTCCGCCGCGGCGTCACCCGCTATCCCTCGCCCGGTACATTGGTTTTCCCGGTCTCGACCGCCGACCTCAAGCAAATCTATGCCGCCGACGATCGCGCGCATATCGAGGTCGGCAATGTCTATCCGACCAAGGATATTCGCGCCGCGCTTTATATCGACGCGATGCTGGGCAAGCATTTCGCGCTGCTCGGCTCGACCGGCACCGGCAAATCGACCAGCGCCGCGCTGATCCTCCACCGCATCTGCGATCTGGCACCGCAGGGTCACATCGTGATGATCGATCCGCACGGCGAATATTCGGCGGCGTTCAAGACCAATGGCGCATTGTTCGACGTGTCGAACCTGCAAATGCCATACTGGCTGATGAACTTCGAGGAGCATTGCGAGGTTTTCGTGACGACCGAGGGGTCGGATCGTCAGGTCGATGGCGACATCCTCGCGCGCTGCATCCTGATGGCGAAGCAGAAGAACCGCCTCGCCGCCGAATTCGGCAAGCTCACCGTCGATGCGCCGATCCCCTATCTGCTGTCCGATCTGACCACCATCCTGCAAAACGAGATGGGCAAGATGGACAAGGCCACCGACACCGCCCCCTATCTGCGGCTGAAGAGCAAGATCGAGGAGATCAAGGCCGACCCGCGTTATGCCTTCATGTTCTCGGGCATGCTGGTCGCGGACACGATGGCCAGCTTCATCGCGCGCATCTTTCGCCTGCCCGGCGACGGCAAGCCGATCTCGATCATCGACGTCTCGGGCGTGCCGAGCGAGATTACGTCGGTCGTCGTCGCGGTGCTCAGCCGGATGGTGTTCGATTACGCGATCTGGTCGCGCGGCGAATCGCAGCGCCCGATCCTGCTCGTTTGCGAGGAAGCGCACCGCTACGTTCCCAACGAACGCAACGCCGATGGCTCGTCGGTCGGCAAGATTCTAAGCCGCATCGCCAAAGAGGGCCGCAAATACGGCGTCTCGCTCGGCCTGATTACCCAGCGCCCGTCCGATCTGGCCGAAGGCGTGCTTTCGCAATGCGGCACGATCATTGCCATGCGCCTCAACAACGACCGCGATCAGGCGTTCGTGCGTGCGGCGATGCCCGAAGGCGCACGCGGTTTTCTCGATTCGATCCCCGCGCTGCGCAACCGCGAGTGCATCATGGTCGGCGAGGGCGTCGCCACCCCGGTGCGCGTTTCGTTCGACGCGCTGGAAGAGATCAAGCGTCCCGCCTCGGCCGATCCGCTATTCTCCCAACTCTGGCGTCATGCCGGCGGCGAAGAGGTTATCCTGGAGCGCACGATCAAACGCTGGCGCGCGCAGGGGCGTTAA
- a CDS encoding LamG domain-containing protein, which produces MKPIDRRTLLIGAAGTVAACVPMGRGDASSTEIWTFDSLERIGGLRPRIEGAPKLIDSPLGRAVAFDGAKDVIFIDRHPLAGAAQFTFEALFRPDGGAFEQRWFHLESGDGADPTARTGQRMLFEIRVEQDEWYLDTFILGPGYRQPLIVPEKRFPLGRWYHVAQSYDGTTYRAYVNGALQAEAALTFTPQEPGRASVGMRMNKVSPFRGAVRAAAFTRGRARMPGEFALTTPA; this is translated from the coding sequence ATGAAGCCGATCGACCGGCGAACATTGCTGATCGGTGCGGCGGGGACGGTTGCGGCGTGCGTGCCGATGGGGCGCGGAGACGCGTCATCGACCGAAATCTGGACCTTCGACTCGCTTGAGCGGATCGGTGGCTTGCGGCCGCGGATCGAGGGTGCGCCGAAGCTGATCGACAGCCCGCTGGGCCGCGCGGTCGCATTCGACGGTGCGAAGGACGTGATCTTCATCGACCGGCATCCGCTGGCCGGTGCGGCGCAATTCACGTTCGAGGCGCTGTTCCGCCCCGATGGCGGGGCATTCGAGCAGCGCTGGTTCCATCTGGAAAGTGGCGACGGGGCCGACCCGACCGCGCGCACGGGGCAGCGGATGCTGTTCGAGATCCGGGTGGAGCAGGACGAATGGTATCTCGACACGTTCATTCTGGGGCCGGGCTATCGCCAGCCGCTGATCGTGCCGGAAAAGCGGTTTCCGCTGGGCCGCTGGTATCATGTCGCGCAAAGCTATGACGGGACGACCTATCGCGCTTACGTCAACGGGGCGCTGCAGGCGGAGGCGGCGCTGACGTTTACGCCGCAGGAGCCGGGTCGTGCGTCGGTGGGGATGCGGATGAACAAGGTCAGCCCGTTTCGCGGCGCGGTGCGCGCGGCAGCCTTTACCCGCGGTCGGGCGCGAATGCCGGGCGAATTCGCGTTGACGACACCCGCCTGA
- a CDS encoding M23 family metallopeptidase, translated as MFLRTDHGFEQAGGTTALSFGRSLAVRKRTLADRFRELYPDFEAIPDLGSRIGSGEWFRGAATCAVLCAGVVLLSPGFERPIYGSVPGALKGSDADVARAQAIAPLTMGAKTGTKLGATNLVANLTDTPERPILQHTVTLSGGSLQAALVRSGVGKSDAAYAADLIAAAVPLNDLKSGTQIDLTLGRRVDKSQPRPLEKMAFRARFDLSLELVRAGNALALNEIPIAIDHTPLRIRGRVGDSLYRSARAAGAPAKAVEAYIRSVATRMPIGNVGSDSQFDIIVEQAKAATGEVQLGTLLYAGLNGGSRKLQLVRWEEDGRVSWYDGSGSGERKGQMAMPASGRISSGFGLRRHPVLRFTRMHKGLDIAAGYGAPIRAANDGNVAFAGRNGGYGNFVRLNHSGGMGTGYGHMSRIAVSNGQRVARGQVIGYVGSTGISTGPHLHYELYRNGVAINPRSVSFSVVQQLGGSDLREFKAKLSRLLAVPVGGTRGKPAETEAE; from the coding sequence TTGTTTCTGCGCACCGATCATGGATTCGAGCAAGCGGGTGGCACCACCGCGCTCTCCTTCGGTCGTTCGCTCGCCGTTCGCAAACGCACCCTCGCCGACCGGTTCCGCGAACTTTATCCCGATTTCGAGGCCATTCCCGACCTGGGCTCGCGTATCGGCAGCGGCGAATGGTTTCGCGGGGCCGCGACCTGTGCGGTGCTGTGCGCTGGCGTGGTGCTGTTGTCGCCGGGGTTCGAGCGACCGATCTATGGCAGCGTGCCCGGCGCGCTGAAGGGCAGCGATGCCGATGTCGCGCGCGCGCAGGCGATCGCGCCGCTGACGATGGGCGCGAAGACCGGCACGAAACTGGGTGCGACCAATCTGGTCGCCAATCTGACCGACACGCCCGAACGGCCGATCTTGCAGCACACCGTTACGCTGAGCGGCGGCAGCCTTCAGGCGGCGCTGGTGCGATCCGGGGTTGGCAAGTCCGATGCTGCTTATGCCGCCGACCTGATCGCCGCCGCCGTGCCGCTGAACGATCTCAAATCCGGTACGCAGATCGATCTGACGCTGGGCCGCCGTGTCGACAAGTCGCAGCCGCGGCCGCTGGAGAAAATGGCGTTCCGGGCGCGCTTCGATCTTTCCCTCGAACTCGTGCGCGCGGGCAATGCGCTGGCGCTCAACGAAATTCCGATTGCTATCGACCACACCCCCTTACGCATTCGCGGGCGGGTGGGCGACAGCCTGTATCGCTCGGCGCGCGCGGCGGGTGCTCCGGCCAAGGCGGTCGAAGCCTATATCCGTTCGGTCGCCACGCGCATGCCGATCGGCAATGTCGGTTCGGACAGCCAGTTCGACATCATCGTCGAGCAAGCCAAGGCCGCGACCGGCGAGGTGCAACTGGGCACCCTGCTCTATGCCGGACTGAACGGCGGGTCGCGCAAGTTGCAGCTGGTGCGGTGGGAGGAAGACGGTCGGGTCAGCTGGTATGACGGCAGCGGCAGCGGCGAACGCAAGGGGCAGATGGCGATGCCGGCATCGGGCCGGATCAGTTCGGGCTTTGGGCTGCGTCGTCATCCGGTGCTGCGCTTCACGCGGATGCACAAAGGGCTCGACATCGCCGCCGGTTACGGCGCGCCGATCCGCGCCGCCAATGACGGCAATGTCGCCTTTGCCGGGCGCAATGGCGGCTATGGCAATTTCGTGCGGCTGAACCATTCGGGCGGCATGGGCACCGGCTATGGCCATATGAGCCGGATCGCGGTGAGCAATGGCCAGCGCGTCGCGCGCGGACAGGTGATCGGCTATGTCGGGTCGACCGGTATCTCGACCGGCCCGCATCTGCATTATGAGCTGTATCGTAACGGCGTGGCGATCAACCCGCGTTCGGTATCCTTTTCGGTCGTCCAGCAGCTGGGCGGCAGCGATTTGCGCGAGTTCAAGGCGAAGCTGTCGCGGCTGCTGGCGGTGCCGGTTGGGGGCACGCGCGGCAAGCCGGCCGAAACCGAAGCGGAATGA
- a CDS encoding helicase-related protein, whose amino-acid sequence MNGFSNGPVTAVLGPTNTGKTHLAIERLCGHSSGMIGFPLRLLAREVYDRVVAIKGPKEVALVTGEERIMPPGTRWFLCTAESMPTDADVGFVALDEGQLGADMERGHIFTDRILRARGRDETMILGSNSLRPVLRQLVPEAEIISRPRFSTLSYAGAKKLSRLPKRSAIVAFSAEEVYAVAEALRRLRGGTAVVMGSLSPRTRNAQVAMFQSGEVDYLVATDAIGMGLNLNVDHVAFASLNKFDGRRQRRLTIAEMSQIAGRAGRHQRDGSFGALSEEGPGAFTPEEIAAIEGHHIPRLDHLFWRNGDPDHSTIDALIESLEQKPDSSVLRAAPEALDLAVLKRLSGEDWVRQRVRSPRAVARLWSACGLPDFRKLGIDPHTRFVARIFGHLSEGTLHLPHQWFADEIARLDRVDGDVETIAGRIAAARSWAYIAQRADWLAEPEHWAARTQALEERLSDALHASLTQRFVDKRTTVLLRRIGADASNLPVTVAADGAVSVEDHVLGHLRGFRFAVAPDAKVADKRMLLAAAEKGLASEIRARGAALADAPAADLALADAAIIWRDHPVATLEATGNPVRPRIRLDKSLDVLDAKIRVNSLARIERWFADRIAADLPDIATLDSLSRDAGASGRVRALAGLLVKAGGLLPRRAAGKLVETLEPDERKRLRAAGLVIGTLDIFAPGLLKPRPAAARRALLALPDTPRDGATVLPRDAPGATLEHGFRPLGAQAVRIDLVERVARAAHDARKGRTPFAPDPALATSIGLTTDTLARLMAQLGFRGVRAPTGQPPRWMWQGLTPLAKAKPAPRDNAFAALAELIDE is encoded by the coding sequence ATGAATGGCTTCTCCAACGGTCCAGTCACTGCGGTGCTCGGCCCCACCAACACCGGCAAGACGCACCTCGCGATCGAGCGGCTGTGCGGCCATTCGAGCGGCATGATCGGTTTCCCGCTGCGGCTGCTGGCGCGCGAAGTCTATGACCGTGTCGTCGCGATCAAGGGACCAAAGGAAGTCGCGTTGGTCACCGGCGAAGAACGCATCATGCCCCCCGGCACGCGCTGGTTCCTGTGTACGGCGGAATCGATGCCGACCGATGCGGACGTGGGCTTCGTCGCGCTCGACGAGGGGCAACTGGGCGCGGACATGGAGCGCGGCCACATATTCACCGACCGCATCCTGCGCGCACGCGGTCGTGACGAGACGATGATCCTGGGTTCCAACTCGCTCCGCCCGGTCCTGCGCCAGCTGGTGCCGGAAGCCGAAATCATCTCGCGCCCGCGCTTCTCCACGCTCAGCTATGCGGGTGCGAAGAAACTGTCACGCCTGCCCAAACGCTCGGCGATCGTCGCCTTTTCGGCCGAGGAGGTCTACGCCGTCGCCGAGGCTTTGCGCCGCCTGCGCGGCGGCACCGCCGTCGTTATGGGGTCGCTTTCGCCGCGCACGCGCAACGCTCAGGTGGCGATGTTCCAGTCGGGCGAGGTCGATTATCTCGTCGCCACCGACGCGATCGGCATGGGCCTCAACCTCAATGTCGATCATGTCGCCTTCGCATCGCTCAACAAGTTCGACGGCCGCCGCCAGCGCCGCCTGACCATCGCCGAAATGTCGCAGATCGCGGGCCGCGCCGGACGGCATCAGCGCGACGGCAGCTTCGGCGCGCTGAGCGAGGAAGGGCCGGGCGCATTCACCCCGGAAGAGATCGCGGCGATCGAGGGCCACCATATCCCCCGACTCGACCACCTCTTCTGGCGCAACGGCGACCCCGATCATTCGACCATCGATGCGCTGATCGAGAGCCTCGAACAGAAACCCGATTCCTCCGTCCTGCGCGCAGCACCCGAAGCGCTCGACCTCGCGGTGCTCAAACGCCTGTCGGGGGAGGACTGGGTGCGTCAGCGCGTCCGCTCGCCCCGTGCCGTTGCCCGCCTCTGGTCCGCCTGTGGCCTCCCCGATTTCCGTAAGCTCGGCATCGACCCGCACACCCGCTTCGTCGCGCGCATCTTCGGCCATCTCAGCGAGGGGACCTTGCACTTGCCCCACCAATGGTTCGCCGACGAGATCGCCCGGCTCGACCGCGTCGATGGCGATGTCGAGACGATTGCGGGCCGCATCGCCGCCGCCCGCAGCTGGGCCTATATCGCACAGCGCGCCGACTGGCTCGCCGAACCCGAACATTGGGCGGCACGCACACAGGCGCTGGAGGAGCGGCTGTCCGACGCGCTCCACGCCAGCCTGACCCAGCGCTTCGTCGACAAGCGCACCACCGTCCTGCTGCGGCGCATCGGTGCCGACGCATCCAACCTGCCAGTGACGGTTGCGGCCGATGGCGCGGTCAGCGTCGAGGATCATGTGCTGGGCCATCTGCGTGGCTTCCGCTTCGCGGTCGCGCCCGATGCCAAGGTCGCCGACAAGCGCATGCTGCTTGCCGCCGCCGAAAAGGGGCTGGCGAGCGAAATTCGCGCGCGCGGTGCTGCGCTCGCCGATGCGCCAGCCGCCGACCTCGCGCTTGCGGATGCCGCGATCATCTGGCGCGACCACCCGGTTGCGACGCTTGAGGCGACCGGCAACCCGGTGCGTCCGCGCATCCGCCTCGACAAGTCGCTCGACGTGCTCGATGCGAAAATCCGAGTGAACAGCCTCGCGCGGATCGAGCGCTGGTTCGCGGATCGCATCGCTGCCGACTTGCCCGATATCGCCACGCTCGACTCGCTCAGCCGCGATGCCGGTGCCAGCGGGCGCGTCCGCGCGCTTGCAGGATTGCTGGTCAAGGCGGGCGGGCTGCTGCCACGCCGCGCGGCGGGCAAGCTCGTCGAAACGCTGGAGCCGGACGAGCGCAAGCGCCTCCGCGCCGCCGGGCTCGTCATCGGCACGCTCGACATCTTCGCCCCCGGCCTGCTCAAGCCCCGCCCCGCCGCCGCCCGCCGCGCGTTGCTCGCACTCCCCGACACGCCGCGCGACGGCGCCACGGTCCTACCGCGCGATGCCCCCGGTGCCACGCTTGAACATGGATTTCGTCCGCTCGGCGCACAGGCCGTCCGCATCGACCTGGTCGAGCGCGTCGCGCGCGCGGCGCATGACGCACGAAAGGGCCGCACGCCGTTCGCGCCCGACCCCGCACTCGCCACGTCGATCGGCCTGACGACCGACACGCTCGCCAGACTGATGGCGCAGCTCGGCTTTCGCGGCGTCCGCGCGCCAACCGGACAGCCGCCGCGCTGGATGTGGCAAGGCCTGACCCCGCTGGCCAAGGCGAAGCCCGCCCCGCGCGACAATGCCTTTGCCGCGCTGGCCGAGCTGATCGATGAGTGA
- a CDS encoding S4 domain-containing protein, with product MSEPAMRLDRFLWWSRISASRNFARALAEGGHLRIDGRIVDRAHVAVRPGNILAFLTHGGQVRVIRIQALPHRRGPPAEGSACYTDLRAGTPPPEPAKD from the coding sequence ATGAGTGAGCCGGCCATGCGGCTCGACCGGTTCCTGTGGTGGTCGCGCATTTCGGCGTCGCGCAACTTCGCGCGCGCGCTGGCAGAGGGCGGCCATCTGCGCATCGACGGCCGCATCGTCGATCGTGCGCATGTGGCGGTGCGGCCCGGCAACATCCTCGCATTCCTGACACATGGCGGACAGGTTCGCGTCATCCGCATACAGGCATTGCCGCACCGGCGCGGTCCACCGGCTGAGGGAAGCGCCTGCTATACCGACCTTCGCGCAGGCACCCCGCCGCCTGAACCCGCTAAAGATTGA
- the fdxA gene encoding ferredoxin FdxA: MTYVVTDACIRCKYMDCVEVCPVDCFYEGDNMLVINPSECIDCGVCEPECPAEAILPDTESGLEKWLELNNSFSAQWPNVTRKGDQTPADADEHKGEEGKFDKYFSPEPGAGD; this comes from the coding sequence ATGACCTACGTCGTCACCGACGCCTGCATCCGCTGCAAATATATGGACTGCGTCGAGGTCTGCCCGGTCGACTGCTTCTATGAGGGCGACAATATGCTCGTCATCAATCCCAGCGAGTGCATCGACTGCGGCGTGTGCGAGCCCGAATGCCCGGCCGAGGCGATCCTGCCCGACACCGAAAGCGGGCTGGAAAAATGGCTTGAGCTGAACAACAGCTTCTCCGCGCAATGGCCCAACGTCACGCGCAAGGGCGACCAGACCCCGGCGGACGCCGATGAGCACAAGGGCGAAGAGGGCAAGTTCGACAAATATTTCTCGCCGGAGCCCGGTGCTGGCGACTGA
- a CDS encoding tetratricopeptide repeat protein, translating into MLSLLLFFAVQADSAAQSYSPAVKTLIADHARLAPGELAKRLAALADRGDLSAAQALGEMAQQGALGVPRNLPMACDWYERGSALRGDSTHNLALCFETGNGRPQDMVRARTLYQAAAAKGWVQAKCALGTMLVAGRGGAVDAARGVALCREAAEAGNANAQTDYGGFLLTGKGIARDPVEARKWLTAAAERKQANAAFLLAQIHMKGDGTPRDPAQAERWWRVAYEGGRADAAIHVSNAIYARIAPDGETIADRSLIPEWMRWVRIAATEEPDPALRAKWQEMLRSLEKGD; encoded by the coding sequence ATGCTGTCGCTTTTGCTGTTTTTCGCCGTTCAGGCAGATTCCGCCGCGCAAAGCTATTCACCTGCAGTCAAAACGCTGATTGCCGACCATGCTCGGCTGGCACCGGGCGAACTCGCCAAAAGGCTGGCGGCGCTGGCGGATCGTGGCGATCTTTCGGCAGCGCAGGCCTTGGGGGAAATGGCGCAGCAAGGCGCGTTGGGCGTCCCCAGAAATCTGCCTATGGCTTGTGACTGGTATGAGCGCGGTTCGGCCTTGCGTGGAGATTCCACGCACAATCTGGCGCTCTGCTTCGAGACTGGCAATGGTCGCCCGCAGGACATGGTGCGTGCCCGCACGCTTTATCAGGCGGCCGCCGCCAAGGGTTGGGTGCAGGCGAAATGCGCGCTGGGCACGATGCTGGTCGCCGGTCGCGGCGGCGCAGTCGATGCCGCGCGTGGCGTGGCGCTGTGCCGCGAGGCGGCGGAGGCGGGTAACGCGAACGCGCAGACCGACTATGGCGGGTTTCTGCTGACGGGCAAAGGCATCGCCCGCGATCCCGTGGAGGCGCGCAAATGGCTGACTGCCGCAGCCGAGAGGAAGCAAGCCAATGCCGCCTTCCTGCTCGCGCAAATCCACATGAAGGGCGACGGCACGCCGCGCGACCCGGCACAGGCCGAGCGTTGGTGGCGCGTCGCCTATGAGGGCGGACGCGCGGACGCGGCGATCCATGTCTCGAACGCGATCTATGCGCGGATCGCGCCGGACGGCGAGACCATCGCGGATCGTTCGCTGATTCCCGAATGGATGCGGTGGGTCAGGATCGCTGCGACCGAGGAGCCGGACCCGGCGCTACGCGCAAAATGGCAGGAAATGTTACGGTCGCTCGAAAAGGGCGACTGA